ATATAGAGCAGACCGGGAATGTGCCAGATAGCGGCAAATTGTTTTCGCCACCAGCTTCCTGCCATTTCACTGTTCCTGTTATTTTCGGTAAGATAATTTTTCACCTGGTTTTTATAAAGTAGAATGGCAACCGCTGCAGCCCCGAGAAGAAGGGTGGCAAAAAACAGCTGGAGGATTAGCACAGTATGCAGCGTTGCTCCCAGCCGTTTAATGACAACAGAACCAATAAGTGTACTGAAAATATAACCCAGGGACCAGATAAGAAACCTGTACATTTTTACGGCTGATTGATCTTCAAGTGGCAGGATACGAAACGCGGGTATCGATGGAGATAAAATGAGATGAAGAACGATTGATGTTGCGCGGACCAGGGCTATTGTCAGCAGGATGGCCAGAAAAAACAGCTGCACAAGCGATGAATTTATCCCGGCAAAAAGAAAAAAAGTAGAATAGGAGGCCCCGAAAAACAGCAGCAGGCCGATAACATCCGGAAGTTTTTCTGCAATTCCGTTGATAAATCTGTCGCTGTTAGACATTTTTTCAGAGCGGTCCGGGCGAAATGTGAAATATTTTTTCAAGATAAATTTTTTTGCGAGGATTTCCACTGTCAGACCTATGGAAACAAAAAGCAGAACAAGGAGAACATTGGTCATGGCGCCAGTAAAGGTGGAATTGCCAAGTGGACAGAGCGACAGGAAAACCCTGTAAAGGTCTGATGGAATATCGGGGATTGAGTACCAGAGCTGCTGGAGTTTACGTTCGGATTCATCGGTGTTGCTGGAAAGGGAAGTGAGCATCCTGTCAAAAATATTGGCGGGACCTCCTGATGCCTCAATAGCTTTTTCTTCAATAACCTGTTTCTTCAGTTCTTTCAGCAGCAGTTGTCTTACCTGTTCGTCGCTGAGTTCTGCCACCAGGAGTTCAGTGTTTTTTTTATCCTGTGTCAGACGTACCTGATCGTTGGGTGCAGAATTGGCTGACGCCGCGTATGATTGCGGCGCCGGAAGGGATAAAAAAGAAAAAGTAAAGAGTATGAGGAGTATCAATAAGAGAGGTTCTGGAAATTTCTTTTTGTTCATTCATCCCTCCGGGTCATGTTTAAAACGAGGCGAAAAATAGGGTTGCAGGACTTCCGGAAGGGCAATAGTGCCATCCTCCTGCTGGTAGTTTTCCATAATGGCGAGAAGGGTTCTGCCAACGGCGAGTCCTGACCCGTTCAGGGTGTGAACCAGTCTGCTTTTTTTCTGGCCGTTGGGACGATACCGAATGCCGCCCCGGCGTGCCTGAAAGTCGAGAAAATTGGAGCAGGAGGAAATCTCCCTGTAACAGTCCTGGCCGGGCAGCCAGACTTCAATATCATATGTTTTGGTTGAAGAAAAACCAAGATCACCGGTGCAGAGTGTGACAACGCGATAATGGAGTCCAAGCATCTGAAGGACTGTTTCCGCATCATTGAGAAGGCTTTCCAGTTCATCAGATGAGGTTTCCGGTGTTGTGAATTTTACCAGTTCCACCTTGTCAAACTGATGTTGTCTGATGAGCCCCCTGGTGTCTCTTCCATGACTCCCTGCTTCTGATCTGAAACAGGGAGTGTAGGCGGTATATTTAATGGGAAGGTCATCTTCGTTCAGGGTTTCATCCCTGTGAATATTGGTAACAGGAACCTCAGCAGTGGGTATGAGATAGAGATCCCAGTCCTTTATCTTGAAGAGGTCCTCTGCAAATTTTGGCAGCTGTCCTGTCGCGGTCATGGAAGCGCTGTTTACCATGAACGGCGGTAGAACTTCCTTGTAGCCATGGCGTTCGGTATGCAGGTCCAGCATAAAGTTTGTCAGAGCCCGTTCCAGCTTTGAAGCAAATCCTTTCAGAAGAGCAAATCGGGCACCAGACAGTTTTGCTGCAGTCTCAAAGTCAACAATGTCCAACTGTTCTGCCAGTTCCCAGTGCGTTTTTGGGGAAAAGGAAAAAACCGGTTTCTCTCCCCATTTTTTAAGTTCGATATTATCTTCTTCATTCTGGCCGACGGGAACAGCGTCATCACAGAGGTTGGGTATTGCCATGACGATTTCCTGCAACTGTTCCTGGATGGTTGCCAGTTCGATATCAAGTTCCTTGATGCGGGTACTGGTTTTTTTCATCTCGTCAATAAGTGGCTCTGCTTTTTCCCGGTCGGAATCATTTCCCCTTTTGAGGACAGCGATTTCAGCGGATGTGGTGTTTCTCTTGTTTTTCAGTCCTTCCACTTCTCCCAGGAGGGTAAGTCGCTGTTGATCAATGAGAATGAATTTGTCCAGAAGGGTTGTTTCCATTCCTCTTCGAACGGTTTTTTCTTTAACAAGGTCTATATTTTCGCGGATAAATCGTAATTCGAGCATGGTCTTGTCCGGGGATATTTTATAATTATATGGATTTTCAGGAAAACCTGAAATATTTCAGAATTCTGAAAATAACAGTACACCTATTAAAATGAAGATATATTGATATCTTTGTAGCATGGCTGCATGGTGAAATCAACCTCTATCAAATTGCATTTTTCTTCTGCTTCTGATAGGTTGTCGGATACTTCGATATCCTTGTGTTGCAGGAGAACAACCTTTGGTTGCGGGATTTTCAGATAAGGGCAGATACAAACTGACAATTGAACCAGTATCTTGAACGATGGCTTTTCATAATTCATTTATAATTTTCCTCTCCGAGTTACGAAAATCCATACGTGCTCTTGCGGTTACCCTTTTTTGCTGCACTGTGGCGATTTTTTTTCTTTCTCCTGAGCTGCTGCATTTTGTTCAGGCGCATCTGGCGGAAAAACTCTATTTTTTTTCAATAGCCGGCCCATTTCTCGCCCACGTAAAACTTGCTCTTTTCGCGGCGGTATATTGCCTTATGCCCTGGGTGATGACCCTGTTGTGGCGAGCCATGGGGAAGCCTTTCGGCGTTGCGGGTGGTGAGCTTTTTTTCTTTATCCTCTTTACCTGTCTGCTCTTTTATGGCGGCACATTGTTCTGCTATTTTGTGACCCTGCCCTTTGGTATTCAGTTTCTGCTTGGGTTTGGTTCAGAGGAGTTGAAGCCGGTTATTTCAATCGGCCGTTTTGTGAATTTCACAACGATCTTCATTCTCGCTTTCGGGTTTATCTTCGAGTTACCTATTTTTATGGTGTTTCTAGCCAAAGTTGGTGTATTTACACGAAAATTTTATGAAAGGAACAGGCGGTATGCCCTGCTGATTATTGCCATCCTGGCGGCTCTGCTGACACCGACCCCGGATGTAGTCAATATGCTTATGATGGGAGGACCTCTTTATTTGCTTTATGAGTCTGGTATAGTGATTTTGATGGTACTTCGTGTGCAGTAGCACACTATTTAATCACGTAATTTATCCAAATTCTTCGAGCTTAAAGCCATGTTTTGACAGCAGTGCAGCGGTAACACCACAGACACCTGTGGAGGAGCAGGATGGACTGCGGGCTTTCAGCAGGACTGCCGTAACAGGCTGGGATCTGGCAATTGCCAGAACCTGTTCAGCTCCCCTGATGAACTGTCGGGTAACATCTGTCCCGGTTTTTGTACGGACACGCGCCCTGCCGCAGAGGACGTCGTAACCGTCACCACCGCAGATATCCGCTGCTTCCCGTGGTGTCGGCATACCACCGAGCTGTTCCGGACAGATGGGGATCCAGATTTTGCCCTTCAGTCTTTCCAGACAAGCCATATCCTGCTTTGTCTTACCGTCATAGCGTGTACAGAGTCCCGTCAGGCAACTGCTGACCAGATAGAGTTCAGGTTTTGAGTTGTTTCTGCTTTCAGTCATGAGTCATTTGGTGGAATAATGTTGAAAAAGAGAAAAAACAGACCATCACAGAGGATTTCTCCAAAACAGGAGCGGCTGTTTTATAGAATAGTCGCTTTTCTGGCACTGATTGCCCTGTTGTGGATTGTTTTCGCACCCGGCTCCGGTTTATTCGGCTACTACAGGTCCCGGGCAAAATTGACTCGATTGCAGAATGATGTTTCTCTGCTTGAGAAGGAAAACAGTCAGCTCAGGACAGAAAACGATCGATTACGGAATGATCCGGTATATCTCGAAAAAATAGCCAGGGAAAAATATAATCTTCTGAAAAAAAATGAAAGGGTCTTTGACTTTTCAAAAGGAAAACCAAAGACCCTGGAAAAAAAATAATGTTGTTTCATGATATTATATATCCGGCTGGTTCACACGGAACCTGTGCTTTCAGGCTCAGGAAAACCCTGATTTTGCTGAGCACCCTGAAAGGGCTCCTGCCGGAATGGATGACCCTTTGTTGAGCCGGTAACTGGAGGCGGAAATTGTTTTCCGTACATCCGGACTTCCGCATTGTGTGCAGACAGGATCTTCCCTGGAATCTGATGAAGTGGTCAGGACTTCAAACAGGTTGTTGCATGCATTACATCTGTATTCATAGATAGGCATAATTTCACCTCCTTGTTTTGATACCCTTTCATGAGAAAACTACTGCGTGATTCGGGGAAATTGAACAATATTCCTTTGCATACGAAAATTAATGTATTGTTTCCGGATACTATGAGCAGCGTGGATATCTGAAAAGAAATTATTCCAGAAGAGCTTGAAAAATATCACACTGTTTACAAATTTCAATTTTTTCCTTCTGGGAAATATCGTGGGTGCAGTCACATTTGGTTCCACAGAGGAACCAGCAAAGATGGCCGCTCTGGAATTCCCAGGCAGGGCATGTTTCTTTTACGTCACACTCCTTTTTTTCCCAACAGGGTGTGAGGCTGTTTTTTCTACCCCGTTGATTGATCAGCAGGAAAAAGATCTGTCGCTCAATATGGGCAGGTATGGTACGCCATCCCTGCTCATAGCTGTGGATTGTTTTAAGCGACATGCCAAGGAGTTCAGCCAGTTGTTTTTGTGTTTTTCCCAGTTTTTTCCGGGCAATACTGAATTCTTCTTTAATCAAGGGTCTGCCTCGTCACATATAGTTTCTGATACCATGATTATCCTGGAGTGGGCTTGAAAAAATAGTTTTTCAAGGTATCTCTTTTTTCCTTTCACTCTTTCTGTTGAAAGCCCAAGAAAATCAGATAATTCTGGCCACAGGATATTGCTAAAGTAGTTCCTAAAACAATTAAATTCATATCTAAAATAACCATTCAACAAGTGAATACCAGAAAAAATTTAAAAACGCAGTTTTTTTTCATCCATTACGAATGAGAAAAGATTTTTTCCTTTTTTGACTTATGGTATTCTTACAGAATAGGAAATTCAGCCGGATTTTTGTGTTGCAGAAGAGAAAGCTGTTTTGCTGACAAAAATTCTCGTTTTTGGTCAGACAAGGTAATCAACAACAGGTATATCCATGAAAACCAAATTTAATTTACGGTTGTTTGCTGTACTTTCAGCGGTTTTATTTTTTGCTCTGGCTGGTTGTGTCCACTATATGAATCCAAAACCAGGGACTGTTGCGGTAGCCCAATTTCGCATACCTCTGTCGGGTGTCGGGAAGGAGAAGTCCGTCTGGAAAGGAAAACATCTTGATATTGCCTACAAGATAGACCAGAAGGAGGAGCAGGCAGAAATATCCGGAGAGGTCAGAATTCATGAAAATCTTCTGATGTCCTTTCCGAAACTGACCAGGCTGCGGGTAAAAGTTCATTTTCTTGATGATCACGGTAGCGTCCTTGCCTCTGCCGGAATCACCCCGCTCTATTCCTCTTATTCAGAAGTTACGGAACCACTGGTATTTCATACTGATACCGTTATTCCTCCGGAAGCTGTTTCCATAGTATTCAGTTATTCCGGTCTGCTTACCGGACAGTTCAATGAGCCGTCAGAAGGTTGGGATATTGACTTTTCCCCGTTTTGAAGAAGAACCTGAATTTATGAAAAATGCGGGTTGGCAACACAATGAGAATACGGTTGAAATATCTGACATGACTTTCTGTAAAGATACTGTCTCACTGATTCTGGGCAGACACTATCTAATAAATACAATTTTCCCTTTCCTGCCTGGTTGGTTCTTATGCGTATGAATGATCTCCCCGAATTTGTAAAAAATATAAGGTCACTCCTCTGTTACCATCGAGGAATTGGTATTGATTCTTATCCATTGAAGACTGAAATATCGCTGTTTCTGGAGATAAAACCGGATCAGGTTAATCATGGAACTGCCGGCATGGGAAAGGTATCTGCGGCTGTGATACCTGGAAAGGATCCCGACCCCGAACAGGAAGCTAACAGACCGGCTGCCCTGAACTCTCTGGTTGAACTGAAAAATGAAATCGCAATATGTCGGAGTTGTGATCTGTGTCGGGATCGTATCCGTTCTGTTCCCGGTCAGGGAACGGAAAAGAGTCGGCTTATGGTTGTCGGGGACTGGCTGGCTGCTGTGGATGGCGACCATCTTGAGGCAGGTCTTGTCTTCGGTGTTGAACAGGACAGGATGCTCTCAAGAATGTTTTCAGCCATAAACGTGTCTTTTGAAGATGTGTATGTAACCAACGTCATCAAATGCGCCATTCCAGAAAGCTGTCACCCCCTTGCCACTCATGTTCGATGCTGTCTGCCGTTTTTAAGGCGCCAGATTGATGCAGTTCAGCCGGATATTCTCTGTATTATGGGCGGTGTGGCGGCCAAGGCGATACTTGATCAGACCCGATCCCTGTCACAGTTACGCGGAAAATTTCATGAATATAGAACAGAAAGGGGGCTTGCAGTCCCGGTCCTGGTCACCTATCATCCATCTTTTCTGCTGGAGAATCCTGAGATGAAGAAGGCAACCTGGGAAGATCTCCAGTTCTTGGCGAAAAGATTGCTCGGATTTCAATGAGATTCGCAGAAATATATTAAATGTCCTTTTCAAAATTGTCTTTTACCTAAATCCTGCAATTGGCAAGTTCGGAGTTTTCGCTACCTGTCGGAGATGCAAGGCATCAAGGGCGCCGACGTATTAACATACTTCAAGCCCTTGATAACGATGCAGATACGATAAAATTGCCAATCCTGCAGGGCGAGGGAATAAAGAAAAAAAGTGCAGGATTTAGGTTTTATGGTTTCCTGAGAACAATAACTCCCCGTCTACCGAGTTCACGCAGGAAAGCGGTGACGGATTGTTCCGCCTCCTGAATGGAAAATCTTTTTGTTTCTGCAAATTCTTCAATAAGTGTTTTGACGTTTTTTTTCCCGTCTATCATGCACCACAAGGTGGCTCCCAGTTCATCGAGCTCCAGTTTTTTTGTCGGTTGCAGTTCCTGTTCCCTTTGGAACCGGCGGGCAATTTGCAGAAAAAAGGGTTTGATATTCAATGGATATTCAATTCTGATTACACCGTTGTCCATTCGTTTCCAGTCGATGTCAGGCAGATGGCAGGGCGTGCATGCCAGTGATTCGGTCCTGTCCATGGGTGGGGCGTTTTTTTTAGATTGAAACAGTTTCATATTCTGGTTGGTTCGGAATACATATTTCGGGAGGAATGGGTTGTGTCGATTCAGCCACCATGGAAAAAAGAGTGTTGTTATCCGGGTCATGCTGAATTGAAGCCCGGATAAACGGTTTTTGTCGTTTGAGCCGGGATAAGACTTGAAATGTCATGGAAGGATATCGGTACCCTCCACAGGAGAGATCCGTGCGGCCGTTTTTTATTTCATTTTCGGAGAGACCTGAGAGGACAGCAAGAATTTCCTGCAATGACTGGTTTTGGAGTCTGATATCAGCCGGACTCAGTCTGCTGCAGTGGAGGTCGAGTTTTTTCAACCTGAACGAGAGGCAGCCAAAACCCGGTCTGAAGGAGAATTTATGTAGAATAAATGTGGACGGTAAAAGCAGATCTGATCCCTGAAAAGACCAGAGATGGGGTTCTTCCTGAAGAAAATGGCATGAGAGTGAAGAGAGGGCAGCAAGAGGGGCAGCAAGGTTTTTGTCACACTGGTTCAAATGAAAGAGAATAAGTTTTCCACATGTTTTGCAGGAGAGAATGCCGCCTTCCGGACCGGGTGTCTCCTTTTTACCGTAGCAAAAGATATGATAGTGTTTCTTGAGTGAAAAGAGTTTTTCTTCAATCTGTTTTTCTTCGATGTCGTTGTTTTGTTTCTGCAGTTTCCTGAGCATCGATTGGTGTGTAGCCGGTTTACGGGAGTCAGGAATTTGCCAGCGTATTTCCAGCAGAGGCTGAAAATCTTTTTCAAAAATCAAATGGGTATGGCCATTGATATGCAAGGTCCAGGAACGGGGAACTGTCAGGCGGATACCATTCCATCCCACATGGGTTGTGTTCATGGCATTATCTATCTGTTCAATCGGGGATGAGATAGGACCAGTCACTTTTTTTCAGGTCATTTTTCTGTAGTGCAGAATTTTTTTCATGCATTTCATCACACATCCGGTTGAAGCAGAGTCGTTCTTCTTCTATGCGTTCGGGATAGGATAATTTGATGACATTGCCGATGGTTTCGTTTGGATCTTTGGCATTGAACTGGAGACTCATGCTGACACGGTTCTGGTCCTTATCAATAAAATGCCATTTCCATACGTGCAACAGGCCGAAGGAATCTCCGTTCCAGGAGTCGGGGGCGCCGAATTTTGCCCGGAATTTTTTGAGCAGCTTTTTATAAAAGGACTTGGATTTATCCGCGTATTTCAATCTGATTCTGAGGATTTCATTTTTATATCTGCAGACGCCGTAAGAGATAATGCCTTTCCTGAAGCCATGCCTGTCTGTAATGACAACTTCTTTCATAAAATTGGACTGTACTATATCCGGGTATTCACTAATCTGTGTTCCCAGTGAAATGCCCCCTACAGAATGGGGAACAGATTCAGCGGCAAATGATACCGAGACAAGCAGTAGAAAAGACAGTAGAGTCAGACTGGCTATATGATATTTCCTCATTTTCCTTCACCTCAAATTGTTGGCACACGTTTGCAGGTAAGTGATCAGGGGCACCGCATATTCGCACGGTCGCGACTGCCCGCATAGTGGACTATAGCGGCCAGTCACGCCTGCACGAATCTACGGCACCCCTGATCACTTACAGGGGTAGGGTAGATGAAAACACAGAGTTGCAAATCCTGTGACCAGTTACGTTTGCAGTCTTTTGAAAATATGTGTACCAGGCCCACTTCTGTCAAGCATTGCCTTGTCATCAGTAGGCCATATGACCAAGGGATTTCATGATCAGGGCAAAGCCCATGGCAAACATACCACTCAGTCCCATCCCGCAGGAAAAACCGGCAAGCAGGACCGGCGCATATTGTCGCCACATGGAGCCGTATTTTTTCAGGAAAAAATAGCGGCCAAGAAGAGCACCTGCCACTTCCAGTATCAGGCCATGGGGAGTGGACTGGCCCAGGCCTCGTACGACACCGTAGATCAGCAGGACCGGGAGGCCGAAAATACTGAGGACAGCATACATGATGAGGCCGAACCCAAGGCCGGAGAAAACCGTCGCCCCGTTGAGTGCCTGGTAGAACATTGAATTACCTTCCAGGGTAGATGTCTGCATGAGCAGGGT
The DNA window shown above is from Desulfomarina profundi and carries:
- a CDS encoding PqqD family protein encodes the protein MKLFQSKKNAPPMDRTESLACTPCHLPDIDWKRMDNGVIRIEYPLNIKPFFLQIARRFQREQELQPTKKLELDELGATLWCMIDGKKNVKTLIEEFAETKRFSIQEAEQSVTAFLRELGRRGVIVLRKP
- the tatC gene encoding twin-arginine translocase subunit TatC, yielding MAFHNSFIIFLSELRKSIRALAVTLFCCTVAIFFLSPELLHFVQAHLAEKLYFFSIAGPFLAHVKLALFAAVYCLMPWVMTLLWRAMGKPFGVAGGELFFFILFTCLLFYGGTLFCYFVTLPFGIQFLLGFGSEELKPVISIGRFVNFTTIFILAFGFIFELPIFMVFLAKVGVFTRKFYERNRRYALLIIAILAALLTPTPDVVNMLMMGGPLYLLYESGIVILMVLRVQ
- a CDS encoding helix-turn-helix domain-containing protein codes for the protein MIKEEFSIARKKLGKTQKQLAELLGMSLKTIHSYEQGWRTIPAHIERQIFFLLINQRGRKNSLTPCWEKKECDVKETCPAWEFQSGHLCWFLCGTKCDCTHDISQKEKIEICKQCDIFQALLE
- a CDS encoding FtsB family cell division protein translates to MLKKRKNRPSQRISPKQERLFYRIVAFLALIALLWIVFAPGSGLFGYYRSRAKLTRLQNDVSLLEKENSQLRTENDRLRNDPVYLEKIAREKYNLLKKNERVFDFSKGKPKTLEKK
- the serS gene encoding serine--tRNA ligase, encoding MLELRFIRENIDLVKEKTVRRGMETTLLDKFILIDQQRLTLLGEVEGLKNKRNTTSAEIAVLKRGNDSDREKAEPLIDEMKKTSTRIKELDIELATIQEQLQEIVMAIPNLCDDAVPVGQNEEDNIELKKWGEKPVFSFSPKTHWELAEQLDIVDFETAAKLSGARFALLKGFASKLERALTNFMLDLHTERHGYKEVLPPFMVNSASMTATGQLPKFAEDLFKIKDWDLYLIPTAEVPVTNIHRDETLNEDDLPIKYTAYTPCFRSEAGSHGRDTRGLIRQHQFDKVELVKFTTPETSSDELESLLNDAETVLQMLGLHYRVVTLCTGDLGFSSTKTYDIEVWLPGQDCYREISSCSNFLDFQARRGGIRYRPNGQKKSRLVHTLNGSGLAVGRTLLAIMENYQQEDGTIALPEVLQPYFSPRFKHDPEG
- a CDS encoding FmdB family zinc ribbon protein; its protein translation is MPIYEYRCNACNNLFEVLTTSSDSREDPVCTQCGSPDVRKTISASSYRLNKGSSIPAGALSGCSAKSGFS
- a CDS encoding DUF523 domain-containing protein, yielding MTESRNNSKPELYLVSSCLTGLCTRYDGKTKQDMACLERLKGKIWIPICPEQLGGMPTPREAADICGGDGYDVLCGRARVRTKTGTDVTRQFIRGAEQVLAIARSQPVTAVLLKARSPSCSSTGVCGVTAALLSKHGFKLEEFG
- a CDS encoding uracil-DNA glycosylase; translated protein: MRMNDLPEFVKNIRSLLCYHRGIGIDSYPLKTEISLFLEIKPDQVNHGTAGMGKVSAAVIPGKDPDPEQEANRPAALNSLVELKNEIAICRSCDLCRDRIRSVPGQGTEKSRLMVVGDWLAAVDGDHLEAGLVFGVEQDRMLSRMFSAINVSFEDVYVTNVIKCAIPESCHPLATHVRCCLPFLRRQIDAVQPDILCIMGGVAAKAILDQTRSLSQLRGKFHEYRTERGLAVPVLVTYHPSFLLENPEMKKATWEDLQFLAKRLLGFQ